In the genome of Lactuca sativa cultivar Salinas chromosome 3, Lsat_Salinas_v11, whole genome shotgun sequence, the window ATCTGAACCTTTGAGAAGGAGAGGCGTTCAGAATCAAGAAACCCTGGAGTTGGAAATGGTTGAGGATGATTATAACATTGAAGACCATTTCAATATTGGTCCTTGGCATGATCCCGACAAGGGTTTGGATGATGGTATGATCAATTCGATTAAGGTTTGCAGATACAAGAAAGGAGATGGATTGGTTTCATGCACTGATTGTTCGGTTTGTTTAGGAGAATTTCAAGAAGACGAGAATCTTAGACTTTTGCCCAAATGCAGCCAtgcttttcatgtttattgcatcgATACTTGGCTTACAAGTCATTCAAATTGTCCGTTATGTCGAGCTAATGTAAATTGTTTCGATAGTACCATATCATATGTTTTatctcctcctccaccaccaccaccaccaccaccaccaccaccaccgccactatcactcccaccaccaccaccgcctccacctccacctccacctccacctcaaTCTGAGGTGATTGTCTCAAGGAGGGTTCAAAGGGATATAGCAGAAGGAGATGCTGTAATTGAGATAAGAGAAGAGGATGGTCAAAGGGAAGTAAGAAGATCAGTATCTATGGGTTATTTGTACCAAACCCGGATAGCAATGGCTGACATTTTGTTCGTTAATCAACAAGATGAAATGGAATTGGAAATATGCCAATTTGGAGAAGGTGTTGGATCATCAAAACATGTTTTGAAACCAGAACAATGTAGATTTGGATACGAAGATGGATCATCAAAACGAGTGTTGAATGAAAATAGCATATATTTGAATTGTGGTGATGTTAATCATGATAAGATGAAAAGATCTTTTTCTAGTGG includes:
- the LOC111884166 gene encoding RING-H2 finger protein ATL52, whose amino-acid sequence is MHGISLEFTCHTRLHVLVASLPIMGSIDVDSPTTWVPYMNNQDCSQKICNLYCPQWCNYVVLPSPPPPVGFSDNDTDGANLSPLVIVIIGVFGSVCLLISYYVIISRLCIVNNDSSEPLRRRGVQNQETLELEMVEDDYNIEDHFNIGPWHDPDKGLDDGMINSIKVCRYKKGDGLVSCTDCSVCLGEFQEDENLRLLPKCSHAFHVYCIDTWLTSHSNCPLCRANVNCFDSTISYVLSPPPPPPPPPPPPPPPLSLPPPPPPPPPPPPPPQSEVIVSRRVQRDIAEGDAVIEIREEDGQREVRRSVSMGYLYQTRIAMADILFVNQQDEMELEICQFGEGVGSSKHVLKPEQCRFGYEDGSSKRVLNENSIYLNCGDVNHDKMKRSFSSGRHLFIRGWKGKTLRVSGLPT